ATCCGATCTTTGCCGGATTGGGACCGACCGTCGAATGCCTGCAATGGCATGGCGCCGAGATCTCGAAGCCGCCGCAGGGCGCGGAAATCCTCGGCGCCAACGCCGCCTGCGCCACGCAGGCCATCCGCTGGGGCCGCCACGCCTATGGTTTCCAGTATCATCTCGAGGTGATGGACACGACGGTGGCCGACTGGGCGGCGATCCCCGAATACAAGGAAAGCCTCGAACGGGCGATGGGCGCATCCGCCGCCGCAACCTTGGATGAAGCCATGGCCTCCCGGCTGGCCGATTTCCGCGCCGCGGCCAGGAAACTCAACGACAATCTCGCCGCAATCGTTGCGTCGGCATAGCGCGTGACCCCACCACGGCTGTGGCTCACCACCGCGCGCCGATTTTCACCGCCATGGTGTGGTCCTGCGCATTGCCGCCGGTGCCGCGCGCGGTGCTGTAGTCGAAGCCGAACAGCCAGCCATTGGCGATACTGGCCTCGAAGCCCAGTCCCAGCCCGAGATAGTCGCGGCTTTCGGCCTTGACGTCGAAGCCATAAGGCAAGCCGTTGCCGAGGTCGGCATAACCCATCGAGGCGCGGCTGGAGCCGCTGAAATCATGCGTGTATTCAAGCCGCGCCTTTGGCGTGAACACGCCCCAGGCCATCGGCATCGCATATTCGGCCCGCAGGCCCAGCACGCCGGCCACCGTCGACAGCGATTGCGCGCCATAGGTCAGATTGTAGGGACCGGCGCCTGTCTCGGTGTAGGCATCCAACCGCGACCATGACGCTTCGAGCCTGCCATAGGGCGACAGCAACCGGCCATCCTGGCGGTGTTCGTAGGCCGTGGTGAGCGAGCCGAACAGCTGCTGGCCGTCGCGGCCGCCTTCAGCGAAACCACCTCCGTTCGTCACGAAGCGGCGGCTGTCGAAATCGAGCCGGCTGTAGCCGAGCAGGCCGTCGACGAAGACATTGGCGACGGGATTGTAGCTGCCATAGGCGGCGATGCTGATCGCCTGCGCCTGGCTTCTCGTGCCGTTTTCGCCAATGTCGGCGATGTCGCGGCCATAACCGAAACCGATGCCACCGACAAAGCGCGGCGAGAAGCGATAATCGACGCCGCCGCTGACGCCAGCCAGCGTGTTCTTGATGTCGATGCCGCCATTGTCGCGCTGGCCGAAATTGACGAAGCCGCCGGCCCAGAACGCCATGGCCTTCGGCGCAGCGTTCGCGGCCGGCTCGCCCGAAAGCCTGTCCATCGGAAAGCCGAGCGTGGTGCCGGACCGCGCCGTGCCGCGCTCGTCCTCGGCATAGGAGAGCGGCTTGCGCGCATTGGTCTTCTCGCTGAGACCCAGCTGGATATTGACCGAACCGGCCTGCCGCTCGCTTTCGCTGTGCAGCTGCTCCAGCCGCCCGTTGAAATTGCGGATTTGCGCCGCGGCAAAGCGGTTCGCCGATTCTATCTGCGCTGCGATAAGGCCGGTCACTTCCGGGTCCCGCGCCGGGTCGGGCCGGGCAGCGACGTTGAAGGTGATGGTCGCGGGCGCCGAAGCGCCCCATTTGTTCGACACCGTGTAGGAAATCGCCACCTTGCCGGACGCGGTGGCGGCGGAAGCGAAGACCAGTTCGTAGTTGCCGCCATTGCCCTCGATCGACGCCCTGCCGTGCTCAGCGGCAGGTGGGCTGACGACCGATGCCGTCGTGAACGGTCCGCCTGTCGCGCCGGCCGTCAGGTTTATCCTCGCCGAGGTTCCGGCCAGGACATCCACGCTGATATTCTTCGCCACAGGAAGCGGGGCGGAGATGGCGAGTGCATAGGCCTGCGTTCCCGCGAAGCCATGCGCGTCGGTGGCGGTCACCGTGACGGCGAAACTGCCGGCTTGCGCCGGCGTGCCCGACAGCGTGCCGTCGGTATTCAACGTCAAGCCCGAGGGCAGCGCGCCGTCGCTGACGGCGAAGCTGTAGGGGCCGGTGCCGCCCGTGGCGTTCAGCACCTGCGCATAGGCATCGCCCCCCACCCCGGCGGGGAGCGAAGCCGGCGTGAGCCTGATTTCCGGCGCGGCGACAACCAGCGTGTATTTTTGATCGCCCGTGAAGCCGAACTTGTCGGCCGCCCGGACGGTGAGATCGAACGATCCCGACACCGTCGGCGTACCGGAAACCACACCTTTGGTGCTCAGGTTGATGCCGGCGGGCATGGCGCCCGACAAGACGGAGAAGCTGTAGGGGCCGACGCCGCCAGACGCGTCCAACGCCTGGCTGTAGACGACGCCGCCGGTCGCGTTCGGCAGGCTGCTTGGCCCGATCGCGATTCCCGGGGCTGCCACCTTCAGCGTCATCTGTTTGGTGCCGAAGAAGGGGGCGCCCGTTCCCGTCGAATCGTCGGTGGCCTTGACGGTGAAGTCGAAGCTGCCGGAGACACTCGGTGTACCTGAGATCGTGCCGCCGGGGTCCAGTGTCAGCCCGGACGGCAGGGCGCCGGTCAAGATTTCAAACCTGTACGGCCCGGTCCCTCCGGAAGCGGTCACTTTGCCGGTGTAAGGCACCCCGCCGGTGGCGTCGGATGGATTTCCGGCAACGGTGATCGTTGGCGAGCCAATTGTGATTTCATACATCTGGCCGCCGGAGAAACCGCCGCTGCGATCGGTCGCGGTGATCGTGAAACGGAACATGCCCGCTTGCGTTGGCGTGCCGGTGATGTTGCCGTCGGGCGAAAGCGTCAACCCGCCAGGCCAGGCACCGAAGACCGAATAGGTATAGGACCCCGAGCCTCCCGAGGCGGTCACTTTCTGGGCATAAGGCACCCCCACTGCCGGATCGAGAAGGCGGTTCGGGGTGAGCGAGATTGTTGGGGCAGTAATTGTGAAGGTGTAGCCTTGGCTGGCCATAAACGGAGCACCGACGCCCGTGGAACTGTCCCTCGCGGCGACCGTGAAACTGAAGCCGCCCGCTTCTATCGCCGTGCCGGAGATCTCGCCCGTCGTTGGATTGAGACTCAAACCGGCGGGGAAAGCGCCTGACGTTATCGCATAGGAGTATGGCGCTGTGCCGCCCGATGCGACCACGGTCTGGCTGTAAGCCGATCCGAGGACGGGGGCTGGCAGGGTGGGAGGCGTGATGGCAAGGGATGGCGCCTGCACGGCCAAGGAGAGTTGAGCTGAAGCCGATGCCTGTTGTCCGACTGAATCCGTCACCATAACGTTGACGTTGAAAGCACCGGCCTGCGTAGGCGTGCCGGAAATCGTGCCGTCCGCAGCCAATCCCAAACCGGCAGGCAGGGAACCTGACGTTATCGTGTAGCTGTAGGGCGCGATTCCGCCCGACGCGGACAGGGACTGTGTGTAGGTATCCGCTACCCTGGCTTGCGGCAAGCTGGCAGTCGTGATCGTGAGCGTCGAGTTCACGACCAGCGTATAGCCCTGTTCGCCAGACCAACCGCTGGCGTCTGTCGCCTTGATGGTAAAATTGTTGGGTCCGGCCTGCGTCGGCGTGCCGGATAATACGCCGTTGGCGCTAAGGGACATGCCCGCCGGAATAGCGCCGGTTGTGGAAAACGTAGAAGATCCTGTCCCCCCGGAAGCGGTGAATGTCGTGCTGTAGGCCACGCCGACGGCGGGGACCGGCAAGGTGGCGGGGTTGATGGTGATGGGCGTCTTGACGACCAGTGTAATCGAAGCCGATGTGCTTGGATCGTTGTTCGCATCGCCGGGATATTGGGCATCGATCAGATAAGCGCCCGCAGCCATTGAGCCCGAACTCCACGAACTCGTTCCGTCGGAAGCCAGGACGACGGTGATGGCCGACCCCCCATTTACTTTCACGTTCACCAGTCCAGTCGGCGTTGGACCAAGACCCGCGTTTCTGACGGCAACACTAAAATTAACAGTACCTCCCTCCGCGGCTGGATTGGGCGACACTAAGAACGTGGTTGTCGTGGGCGTTCCGGCCTGGGCCGTCGTGGACGACACAAGCGCCGCGAGGACGAACAGCGCCGTGCCGAACACGATTGCCAGCCCGGCGGGCATAGCGCCGCGCGCGCGATCGTTTCCCCGCCACCCCATCGAAGCCCCGCGATACGTCCACCAAATTCCAGCGAACTTCACGATGTGGCGGCCGCGGTAAATACGGCAAATGCCGTATTTTGCGCGCGAGCGCTCAATTAATTGATTGGCATTGGACGCTCGCCGCCCGGCCCTATCCTTATGAATTCCTTATTTTTTGACGCGGCCTTCTCACTCGAACCCTTATGTCGGGGCTCCTATTTTCCGGCTGCAACCGCCCGGCTCAGGCCTGCGGCGATGCACGAAAGGAAAAAGACATGCACAGGTTCCACACCTATAGAGGCAGCCACCATCCGCAGGCGCTGGCCCGCACGGCGCGCGCGCTGAACGACAACCGGCGCGCAGGCGAAGTCACCGAGCCGCTGATGTTTGCCCGGCTTTTCCTGGTGGTCGGCATCTTCTTCGCCGCCATCACCACTTTCCAGCATCTCGTCGCCTGATCGTTAGCGGCAAGGAAGACACCCATGCGCAATTCCCTGATTTCGGAGCCTCCTTCTACGAGCCACCGTTTCCTGGTGGGCCGCGACCATGAAGGACGCTGGATCGCCCGCGACGAACGCGGCTCCACCGGCGGTGTTTTCGCCGACAAGGCTTCGGCCATCCATTTCGCGGAGACGGAAAGCGACCACAGGGCCGGCTGCGTCAGCCTGGCGCCCGACGATGCGCGGCTTTCGCTTTTCAACTGACCCTGAAAACCGGTCGGCCTCCGCGCCGGCCGGCATCGTTCACATGCCGCCACGTTCCCGGACGCATCCCGCCGGCCGCGCAAGTGCCCCGCGGGCACCCGCCGGCGAAGTCCGGAACGGGCTTTGAGAAAAGAGGTTCACCACCATGGTTGCCGATATCGACAGAACGCGCTTCAAGGGCGCCATCTCGGCCCTGCCGACACCGTTCCGCAAGGGAGCGGTCGACATGGCCGGTCTCGATTTCCTCATTCGCTGGCAGCTCGACCAGGGCATAGACGGCATCGCGGTCTGCGGCACCACCGGCGAGGCGCCGACGCTGACGCCGGACGAGCACCTCGCGGTGACGCGCCGCGCGGTGGAAATTGTTGCCGGCAAAGTACCGGTCATCGCCGGTACCGGCTCGAACAGCACGCTGGAAACGATCCTGTCGACGCTCGCCGCCGCCGAATGCGGCGCGGATGCGGCGCTCATCGTCACGCCCTATTACAACAGACCGAGCCAGGAGGGTCTCTACCGCCACTTCGCCACCATCGCGCAGGCGACGACCATCCCGATCATTCTCTACAATGTGCCATGCCGCACCGGTGTCGACCTGTTGCCCGACACAGTGCGCAGGCTTGCCGCCTTCCCGGCCATCATCGGCATCAAGGACGCCACCGGCGACCTTAGCCGCGTCGAACGCACGACGAAGCTGGCCGGCCAGGATTTCCTGCAGTTTTCGGGGCATGACGCCACGGCGCTCGCCTTCAACAGCGCGGGCGGCGTGGGCACGATCTCGGTCGTGGCCAATATGGCGCCACGGCTGTGCGCCGACATGCATCGCGCCTGCCGCCAGGGCGACCAGCTTTCGGCGCGCACGATCCAGCGCCGGCTGGAACCGCTGGTCGCAGCGCTGGAGTGCGAGACCAACCCGGTTCCGGTGAAATACGCCATGCACCGCCTGCTGGGCCTGAGCCCCGAGGTGCGGCTGCCGCTGACGCCGGCCCTGCCGGAAACGGAAGCCGCCATCGAGGAGGCGATCACCGGGCTGTTCCCGTTCGATTTCGACCAGCCGCAGCCCCGGAGCCTTGCCGCCCGCCGCTAGGGTCGGAGCCCGGCGTCGGGCGCTAGATCAGCGCATCCAGCGCCCGACGCTGGCGGTGCATTTCCAGGAAGACGCGATAGTCGCGGTCGAAGCGGTCGCGGGCTGCCGGGTTCGGCAGTCGCTGCCGGCCGGGCTGATGCATGGCGGCGCAGGCCTCGGTCAGCGTC
The genomic region above belongs to Mesorhizobium terrae and contains:
- a CDS encoding putative Ig domain-containing protein, whose amino-acid sequence is MGWRGNDRARGAMPAGLAIVFGTALFVLAALVSSTTAQAGTPTTTTFLVSPNPAAEGGTVNFSVAVRNAGLGPTPTGLVNVKVNGGSAITVVLASDGTSSWSSGSMAAGAYLIDAQYPGDANNDPSTSASITLVVKTPITINPATLPVPAVGVAYSTTFTASGGTGSSTFSTTGAIPAGMSLSANGVLSGTPTQAGPNNFTIKATDASGWSGEQGYTLVVNSTLTITTASLPQARVADTYTQSLSASGGIAPYSYTITSGSLPAGLGLAADGTISGTPTQAGAFNVNVMVTDSVGQQASASAQLSLAVQAPSLAITPPTLPAPVLGSAYSQTVVASGGTAPYSYAITSGAFPAGLSLNPTTGEISGTAIEAGGFSFTVAARDSSTGVGAPFMASQGYTFTITAPTISLTPNRLLDPAVGVPYAQKVTASGGSGSYTYSVFGAWPGGLTLSPDGNITGTPTQAGMFRFTITATDRSGGFSGGQMYEITIGSPTITVAGNPSDATGGVPYTGKVTASGGTGPYRFEILTGALPSGLTLDPGGTISGTPSVSGSFDFTVKATDDSTGTGAPFFGTKQMTLKVAAPGIAIGPSSLPNATGGVVYSQALDASGGVGPYSFSVLSGAMPAGINLSTKGVVSGTPTVSGSFDLTVRAADKFGFTGDQKYTLVVAAPEIRLTPASLPAGVGGDAYAQVLNATGGTGPYSFAVSDGALPSGLTLNTDGTLSGTPAQAGSFAVTVTATDAHGFAGTQAYALAISAPLPVAKNISVDVLAGTSARINLTAGATGGPFTTASVVSPPAAEHGRASIEGNGGNYELVFASAATASGKVAISYTVSNKWGASAPATITFNVAARPDPARDPEVTGLIAAQIESANRFAAAQIRNFNGRLEQLHSESERQAGSVNIQLGLSEKTNARKPLSYAEDERGTARSGTTLGFPMDRLSGEPAANAAPKAMAFWAGGFVNFGQRDNGGIDIKNTLAGVSGGVDYRFSPRFVGGIGFGYGRDIADIGENGTRSQAQAISIAAYGSYNPVANVFVDGLLGYSRLDFDSRRFVTNGGGFAEGGRDGQQLFGSLTTAYEHRQDGRLLSPYGRLEASWSRLDAYTETGAGPYNLTYGAQSLSTVAGVLGLRAEYAMPMAWGVFTPKARLEYTHDFSGSSRASMGYADLGNGLPYGFDVKAESRDYLGLGLGFEASIANGWLFGFDYSTARGTGGNAQDHTMAVKIGARW
- the dapA gene encoding 4-hydroxy-tetrahydrodipicolinate synthase, with product MVADIDRTRFKGAISALPTPFRKGAVDMAGLDFLIRWQLDQGIDGIAVCGTTGEAPTLTPDEHLAVTRRAVEIVAGKVPVIAGTGSNSTLETILSTLAAAECGADAALIVTPYYNRPSQEGLYRHFATIAQATTIPIILYNVPCRTGVDLLPDTVRRLAAFPAIIGIKDATGDLSRVERTTKLAGQDFLQFSGHDATALAFNSAGGVGTISVVANMAPRLCADMHRACRQGDQLSARTIQRRLEPLVAALECETNPVPVKYAMHRLLGLSPEVRLPLTPALPETEAAIEEAITGLFPFDFDQPQPRSLAARR